Proteins co-encoded in one Aspergillus fumigatus Af293 chromosome 6, whole genome shotgun sequence genomic window:
- a CDS encoding MADS-box domain-containing protein: MADITAVGEENPSPTQDDLQQAAGNGAADNRGPKRSRMSAEDDDDDDDKPGRERRKIEIKFIQDKSRRHITFSKRKAGIMKKAYELSVLTGTQVLLLVVSETGLVYTFTTPKLQPLVTKAEGKNLIQACLNAPDPATNENGVEAPEVPAETPEDVNHANVNPQQSNIPRPAGMHPGYMTNEQQQQMAYYQGLQQQQQAGGQYPGMPVGNRMPPQHQPTA; this comes from the exons atggccgacaTCACCGCGGTCGGTGAGGAGAACCCTTCTCCTACCCAGGACGACCTGCAGCAGGCCGCCGGCAATGGCGCCGCTGACAACCGCGGTCCCAAGCGCTCGAGAATGAGcgcagaagacgatgacgatgatgatgacaagcCCGGTCGCGAGCGCAGAAAGATTGAGATCAAGTTCATTCAAGATAAGTCGCGTCGCCACATCACCTTCTCCAAGCGGAAGGCGGGTATCATGAAGAAG GCCTATGAGCTCTCTGTCCTCACAGGTACTCAAGTATTGTTGCTCGTCGTGTCCGAGACCGGTCTCGTCTACACTTTTACCACTCCCAAGCTTCAACCACTGGTGACGAAGGCTGAGGGCAAGAATCTCATCCAG GCTTGCCTCAATGCTCCCGATCCTGCCACCAACGAAAATGGCGTTGAAGCTCCGGAGGTGCCAGCAGAGACACCTGAGGATGTTAACCACGCCAACGTCAACCCTCAACAGTCAAATATTCCCCGTCCTGCGGGCATGCACCCTGGCTACATGACGAAcgaacagcagcagcagatggccTATTATCAGGGtttgcagcagcaacaacaggcTGGTGGGCAGTACCCCGGCATGCCTGTGGGCAATCGAATGCCCCCTCAGCACCAACCCACTGCGTAG
- a CDS encoding H(+)-transporting V1 sector ATPase subunit E encodes MQVHRAHPVYEQVAGELRKMTAFIRQEALEKAREIQLKADEEFAIEKSKLVRQETAAIDSLYEKKFKQAAMSQQITRSTLANRTRLRVLSARQELLNDLFQQAREKISTVASQDAKKYQNVLKGLILEGLYALNEDKVSVRARKTDFSVVKNAIEEALKEFKSTVGKEATAELDEADPLPEGSAGGVYIVGGQGKIEINNTFEERLRLLEVDALPAVRETLFGKNANRKFYD; translated from the exons ATGCAGGTTCACCGAGCTCATCCAGTCTACGAACAGGTTGCGGGCGAGCTCCGCAAGATGACAGCCTTCATCCGGCAAGaagcgctggagaaggcccgCGAAATCCAACTCAAGGCCGACGAAGAATTTGCAATCGAGAAGTCGAAGCTTGTCCGCCAGGAGACCGCCGCCATCGACTCGCTCTACGAGAAGAAGTTCAAGCAGGCTGCCATGTCCCAACAGATCACCCGCTCCACTCTTGCAAATCGAACTCGTCTCCGTGTCCTTTCCGCTCGCCAGGAGCTCCTCAACGACCTGTTCCAGCAAGCCCGCGAGAAGATCTCTACCGTTGCGTCCCAGGATGCCAAGAAATACCAGAACGTTCTCAAGGGCCTGATCCTCGAGGGCCTGTACGCTTTGAATGAGGACAAGGTATCCGTTCGGGCAAGGAAGACGGATTTCAGCGTGGTCAAGAATGCAATTGAAGAAGCGTTGAAGGAGTTTAAGAGCACTGTTGGCAAGGAAGCGACGGCAGAGTTGGACGAGGCCGATCCGTTGCCCGAAGGATC CGCTGGCGGTGTATACATTGTTGGCGGTCAAGGCAAGATTGAGATCAACAACACTTTCGAGGAGCGCCTGCGTTTGCTCGAGGTTGACGCCCTGCCTGCCGTTAGAGAGACACTATTTGGAAAGAACGCAAACCGAAAGTTTTATGATTAg
- the gfsA gene encoding glycosyltransferase family 31 protein — protein MWKKSLDLHHSTKMPVFRLKTVFPLIALLSIIGFFWGIQRYDHAALRFKHPVDRVAPTTQTPQIQLQPSSPGSTKTCQADPYIMPPLPFTEWLPRKNYTRAYFRPRFVSPRAEFSSLEDINVPVLPPMTVLERGMVVSPDNKDPSLPCPPIIDVDVAADDAVDETEKLLFGLATTADRLDRLLPSLLYSYGNTKAGIIVLVPESDDDLDKQMTYFRNRGLDLTLIKSPLDFTARYFGLVQAFAEHIRTKRPQTTWVSFIDDDTFWLSLPTVAEELKLFDVNKKHYIGALSEASWQVDTFGHIAFGGAGVFVSKPLLDVLEQYYDECQSWGEQPGDQKLGQCIQKYGDTPLTLWPSLYQMDMKGEVDGVYESGRKIESLHHWNSWYTKDVVKMTTVAAAAGRKSVLRRWVFDQEEYVNNSTGKSVRTFWVMTNGYSLVKYTYDENTPDDAINFDHTEKTWEEDPRGYEGRLGPLRLKDQAGVTKDRWLLREAYVVGDNVHQWYVREEDEGHSVIEIVWLGPKGGGGAGVHDYAVRKQH, from the coding sequence ATGTGGAAAAAGTCACTTGACCTTCATCACTCCACCAAAATGCCTGTCTTCCGGCTCAAAACCGTGTTCCCTCTTATCGCGCTCTTGTCCATAATAGGGTTCTTCTGGGGCATCCAACGCTACGATCATGCGGCCCTTCGGTTCAAGCATCCGGTCGACCGTGTAGCGCCGACAACTCAGACCCCTCAGATCCAGCTGCAACCATCGTCGCCTGGCTCTACAAAGACTTGCCAGGCCGATCCATATATCATGCCTCCCTTGCCCTTCACCGAATGGCTTCCTCGCAAGAATTATACTCGTGCCTACTTCCGTCCTCGCTTTGTGAGCCCCAGAGCGGAATTCAGTTCTCTTGAAGACATCAATGTGCCTGTTCTCCCACCTATGACTGTTCTGGAACGCGGCATGGTTGTTTCGCCCGATAACAAGGATCCTTCATTGCCATGCCCACCGATCATCGATGTTGACGTGGCTGCAGACGATGCGGTTGATGAAACGGAGAAGCTCCTGTTCGGTCTTGCTACCACTGCTGACCGTCTGGatcgccttcttccttcgcTTCTTTACTCTTATGGTAACACCAAGGCTGGTATTATCGTCCTTGTTCCAGAGTCGGACGACGATTTGGACAAGCAAATGACTTACTTCCGTAATCGGGGCTTGGACCTGACATTGATCAAGTCTCCACTTGACTTCACCGCTCGTTATTTCGGCCTGGTCCAGGCATTCGCTGAGCATATCCGAACCAAGCGCCCTCAAACCACATGGGTCAGTTTTATCGATGATGACACTTTCTGGTTATCCCTTCCCACTGTGGCCGAGGAACTGAAGCTGTTCGATGTGAACAAAAAACATTATATTGGTGCTTTGTCCGAAGCCAGCTGGCAGGTTGATACCTTCGGACACATTGCCTTCGGAGGTGCTGGCGTATTTGTCTCGAAACCGCTGCTTGATGTCCTCGAGCAATATTACGACGAGTGCCAGTCATGGGGTGAGCAGCCCGGAGATCAGAAACTCGGCCAGTGCATTCAGAAATACGGCGACACTCCTCTTACTCTTTGGCCCTCGCTCTACCAGATGGACATGAAGGGTGAAGTCGACGGTGTTTACGAGTCTGGGCGGAAGATTGAGTCTCTGCACCACTGGAACAGCTGGTATACCAAGGATGTGGTAAAGATGACCAcagttgctgctgctgcaggtcgTAAATCAGTCCTTCGGCGGTGGGTTTTCGACCAGGAGGAATATGTCAACAACTCCACTGGCAAGTCCGTTCGCACGTTCTGGGTCATGACCAACGGCTATTCTCTCGTCAAGTACACTTACGATGAAAATACCCCCGATGATGCGATCAACTTTGATCACACTGAGAAGACTTGGGAGGAAGACCCCCGTGGTTATGAGGGTCGCTTAGGTCCCCTCCGTCTGAAGGATCAAGCAGGTGTCACCAAAGACCGCTGGTTGTTGAGAGAAGCTTATGTGGTTGGTGACAACGTACACCAATGGTATGTGcgtgaagaggatgagggcCACAGTGTCATTGAGATTGTCTGGCTCGGACCTAagggaggtggtggtgctggtgtACATGATTATGCTGTGAGAAAGCAGCATTAA